Proteins from a genomic interval of Yoonia sp. GPGPB17:
- a CDS encoding ABC transporter permease, translated as MAKRPFLSPLNQRRLRNFRRNGRAYWSLVIFSVLFGLSIFAEFIANDKPIAVSYRGEIKMPIFSFYSERDFGGDFPTEAGYGEPEVDCLIVTGGLEECFDNPEELIAAVADGQTLDGNFQAGWMLWPIIPYSYNTIVDVSGVAPAPPSAENWLGTDDTKRDVTARVIYGFRLSVTFALTVTIAASIIGIMAGAVQGYFGGWTDLIFQRFIEIWTGMPSLYVIIIVFAILGRSYWLLVFLTVLFGWPALVGVVRAEFLRARNLEYVRAAKALGVRDRTIMFRHMLPNAMVATLTMLPFLVTGAIGGLASLDFLGFGLPSSAPSLGEMTLQAKQNLQAPWLGFTAFFTFAIMLSLLVFIFEGVRDAFDPRKTFVADGNVITDESVFETAPEAQATGTDAR; from the coding sequence ATGGCCAAGCGTCCTTTCCTGTCCCCGCTGAACCAGCGCCGCCTGCGCAATTTTCGCCGCAACGGACGTGCATACTGGTCGCTGGTCATCTTCAGTGTCCTCTTTGGCCTGTCGATCTTTGCTGAGTTTATCGCCAACGATAAACCCATCGCAGTCAGCTATCGCGGCGAGATCAAGATGCCGATCTTCAGCTTTTATTCCGAGCGCGACTTTGGCGGTGATTTCCCGACCGAGGCGGGCTATGGTGAGCCTGAAGTGGATTGTCTGATCGTCACGGGCGGTTTGGAAGAGTGCTTTGACAACCCGGAAGAGTTGATTGCAGCCGTGGCCGATGGCCAAACGCTGGATGGTAATTTTCAGGCGGGCTGGATGCTTTGGCCCATCATTCCCTATTCATACAACACAATTGTCGATGTCTCGGGCGTGGCCCCCGCGCCCCCAAGTGCCGAGAACTGGTTAGGCACGGATGATACCAAACGAGACGTGACCGCACGCGTCATCTATGGCTTTCGATTATCGGTGACCTTTGCGCTGACGGTGACCATCGCTGCTTCGATCATCGGGATCATGGCTGGTGCTGTGCAGGGCTATTTTGGTGGTTGGACCGATCTGATCTTCCAGCGTTTCATTGAAATCTGGACCGGGATGCCGTCGCTTTACGTCATCATCATTGTCTTTGCGATATTGGGGCGAAGTTACTGGCTCCTTGTATTCCTGACAGTGCTGTTTGGCTGGCCCGCCCTTGTTGGGGTGGTTCGGGCCGAGTTCCTGCGCGCGCGCAATCTGGAGTACGTCCGCGCGGCCAAAGCGCTAGGCGTGCGCGATCGAACCATCATGTTTCGGCATATGTTGCCCAACGCGATGGTGGCGACATTGACGATGCTACCGTTCCTTGTGACCGGCGCGATTGGTGGTCTGGCGTCGCTTGACTTCCTTGGCTTTGGTTTGCCATCGTCCGCGCCGTCGCTGGGCGAGATGACGTTGCAGGCGAAACAAAACCTCCAGGCCCCATGGTTGGGTTTCACAGCGTTCTTTACCTTCGCGATTATGCTGTCGCTCTTGGTCTTTATTTTTGAAGGGGTGCGCGACGCCTTTGACCCGCGCAAAACCTTTGTCGCTGATGGCAATGTCATCACCGATGAGTCCGTGTTTGAAACCGCCCCAGAGGCGCAGGCGACAGGAACCGACGCCAGATGA
- a CDS encoding microcin C ABC transporter permease YejB, protein MGAYILRRLLLVIPTLLGIMIINFALTQFVPGGPIEQILAELEGGGDVFEGISGGGSELVESGDSDYIGGRGLPADFIADLEREFGFDKPPLERFLNMMWNYMRFDFGESYFRSISVFDLVMEKMPVSITLGLWSTLIAYLISIPLGIKKAVKDGTPFDTWTSGAIIVGYAIPGFLFAILLIVLFAGGSYFRIFPLRGLTSANFEDLSLIGKVLDYFWHITLPVLASTISAFATLTLLTKNSFLDEIKKQYVMTARAKGLSERRVLYGHVFRNGMLIVISGFPALFIGVFFGGSLIIETLFSLDGLGKLGFEAAVARDYPVVFGTLFAFSLIGLVVGIITDLTYVLIDPRIDFEARN, encoded by the coding sequence GTGGGAGCTTACATTCTTAGGCGTTTGCTGCTGGTGATCCCCACCCTTTTGGGGATCATGATCATCAACTTTGCGCTGACCCAGTTCGTTCCTGGCGGCCCTATCGAACAGATTCTCGCCGAGCTTGAGGGCGGTGGTGATGTGTTCGAAGGCATCTCTGGCGGCGGCAGTGAGTTGGTTGAGAGCGGCGACAGTGACTACATAGGCGGGCGTGGTTTGCCTGCGGATTTCATCGCAGACCTTGAACGCGAGTTCGGTTTTGACAAGCCGCCTTTGGAACGCTTTCTGAACATGATGTGGAACTACATGCGGTTCGACTTTGGCGAGAGCTATTTCCGTTCGATCAGCGTGTTTGATCTGGTGATGGAAAAGATGCCGGTGTCGATTACGCTGGGGCTGTGGTCGACCTTGATTGCCTATCTGATTTCGATCCCGCTGGGCATCAAGAAGGCCGTCAAAGATGGCACGCCCTTTGATACATGGACATCGGGGGCGATCATCGTCGGCTATGCGATCCCAGGCTTTCTTTTTGCGATCTTGTTGATTGTGCTTTTCGCTGGCGGATCGTACTTCCGTATTTTCCCGCTGCGTGGTCTGACGTCGGCTAATTTTGAAGACTTGTCACTGATAGGGAAGGTGCTTGATTATTTCTGGCACATCACGTTGCCTGTGCTGGCCTCGACCATCTCGGCTTTTGCAACGCTGACATTGCTGACCAAGAACAGCTTTCTTGATGAGATCAAGAAGCAATATGTGATGACAGCGCGTGCGAAAGGCCTGTCTGAAAGACGCGTGCTTTATGGCCATGTGTTCCGCAACGGGATGCTGATTGTGATTTCGGGCTTTCCTGCGCTGTTCATTGGCGTGTTTTTTGGTGGCTCGCTCATCATCGAGACTCTGTTCTCGCTGGATGGTCTTGGTAAGCTGGGGTTTGAGGCGGCAGTGGCGCGCGACTATCCGGTGGTTTTTGGCACGCTCTTTGCGTTTTCATTGATTGGTCTCGTTGTGGGGATCATCACGGATTTGACCTATGTGCTGATTGACCCGCGCATTGATTTTGAGGCGCGAAACTGA